A single window of Pseudomonas benzenivorans DNA harbors:
- the fadB gene encoding fatty acid oxidation complex subunit alpha FadB, with translation MIYEGKAITVKALESGIVELKFDLKGESVNKFNRLTLNELRQSVDAIKADGSIKGVIVTSGKDVFIVGADITEFVDNFKLPDEELVAGNLEANKIFSDFEDLGVPTVAVINGIALGGGFEMCLAADYRVMAERAKVGLPEVKLGIYPGFGGTVRLPRLIGTDNAVEWIAAGKENAAADALKVGAVDVVVGAEKLQAAALDLVKRAISGELDYKAKRQPKLDKLKLNAIEQMMCFETAKGFVAGQAGPNYPAPVEAIKTIQKAANFTRDKALEVEAAGFVKLAKTSVAESLIGLFLNDQELKKKAKHHDEIAQDVKLAAVLGAGIMGGGIAYQSAVKGTPILMKDIREEGIQMGLNEASKLLGKRVEKGRLTPAKMAEALNAIRPTMTYGDFGNVDIVVEAVVENPKVKQAVLAEVEAAVGENAILASNTSTISISLLAKALKRPENFVGMHFFNPVHMMPLVEVIRGEKSSEVAVATTVAYAKKMGKTPVVVNDCPGFLVNRVLFPYFGGFSKLLELGVDFVRIDKVMEKFGWPMGPAYLSDVVGIDTGHHGRDVMAEGFPDRMAVEGRTAVDVMYEANRLGQKNGKGFYVYETDKRGKPKKVIDPQAYELLKSIVREQREVTDEDIINFMMIPLCMETVRCLEDGIVDTAAEADMGLIYGIGFPPFRGGALRYIDSVGVAEFVALADKYADLGALYHPTAKLREMAANGQKFFG, from the coding sequence ATGATTTACGAAGGTAAAGCCATCACGGTTAAGGCTCTTGAAAGTGGCATCGTCGAACTGAAGTTCGACCTCAAGGGTGAATCCGTCAACAAGTTCAACCGTCTAACCCTGAACGAGCTGCGTCAGTCGGTTGATGCGATCAAGGCCGATGGGTCGATCAAGGGCGTGATTGTCACCAGTGGCAAGGACGTATTCATCGTCGGCGCCGATATCACCGAATTCGTCGACAACTTCAAGTTGCCTGATGAAGAGCTGGTAGCCGGCAACCTCGAAGCCAACAAGATCTTCAGCGACTTCGAAGACCTCGGCGTTCCGACCGTAGCCGTGATCAACGGCATCGCCTTGGGCGGTGGTTTTGAAATGTGCCTGGCGGCGGATTACCGGGTCATGGCTGAGCGGGCCAAAGTGGGCCTGCCGGAAGTCAAACTGGGCATCTACCCGGGCTTCGGCGGCACCGTTCGTCTGCCGCGCCTGATCGGTACCGACAACGCGGTGGAGTGGATCGCCGCGGGCAAGGAAAACGCCGCTGCCGACGCCCTGAAAGTGGGTGCCGTCGACGTCGTGGTCGGTGCCGAGAAGCTCCAGGCCGCCGCCCTGGACCTGGTCAAGCGTGCCATTTCCGGCGAGCTGGACTACAAGGCCAAGCGCCAGCCCAAGCTGGACAAGCTCAAGCTCAATGCCATCGAACAGATGATGTGCTTCGAGACCGCCAAGGGTTTCGTGGCCGGCCAGGCCGGTCCGAACTACCCGGCGCCGGTCGAGGCTATCAAGACCATCCAGAAGGCCGCCAACTTCACCCGCGACAAGGCCCTGGAAGTCGAGGCCGCCGGCTTCGTCAAGCTGGCCAAGACCTCGGTCGCAGAGAGCCTGATCGGCCTGTTCCTGAATGATCAGGAGCTGAAGAAGAAGGCCAAGCACCACGACGAAATCGCCCAGGACGTGAAACTGGCCGCCGTACTCGGCGCCGGCATCATGGGTGGCGGTATCGCCTATCAGTCGGCGGTAAAAGGTACACCGATCCTGATGAAGGATATCCGTGAAGAGGGTATCCAGATGGGCCTGAACGAGGCCTCCAAGCTGCTCGGCAAGCGCGTCGAGAAGGGTCGACTGACGCCGGCGAAGATGGCCGAGGCACTCAATGCCATCCGTCCGACCATGACCTATGGCGACTTCGGTAACGTCGATATCGTCGTCGAAGCCGTGGTCGAGAACCCGAAGGTCAAGCAGGCCGTGCTGGCCGAAGTGGAAGCGGCCGTCGGCGAGAACGCGATCCTCGCGTCCAACACCTCGACCATCTCCATCAGCCTGCTGGCCAAGGCGCTCAAGCGCCCGGAAAACTTCGTCGGCATGCACTTCTTCAATCCGGTGCACATGATGCCGCTGGTCGAAGTCATTCGTGGCGAGAAGTCCAGTGAAGTGGCCGTGGCCACCACCGTGGCCTACGCCAAGAAGATGGGCAAGACGCCGGTCGTGGTAAACGACTGCCCGGGTTTCCTGGTCAACCGCGTGCTGTTCCCGTACTTCGGCGGCTTCTCCAAGCTGCTCGAGCTGGGTGTGGACTTCGTACGCATCGACAAGGTCATGGAGAAGTTCGGCTGGCCCATGGGCCCGGCCTACCTGTCCGACGTGGTCGGTATCGACACCGGCCACCATGGTCGCGACGTCATGGCCGAGGGTTTCCCGGATCGCATGGCAGTCGAAGGCCGCACGGCGGTCGACGTGATGTACGAAGCCAACCGCCTGGGCCAGAAGAACGGCAAGGGCTTCTATGTCTACGAGACCGACAAGCGCGGCAAGCCGAAGAAGGTCATCGACCCGCAGGCCTACGAGCTGCTCAAGTCCATCGTCCGAGAGCAGCGTGAAGTGACCGATGAGGACATCATCAACTTCATGATGATCCCGCTGTGCATGGAAACCGTACGCTGCCTGGAAGACGGCATCGTCGACACCGCCGCCGAGGCCGATATGGGCTTGATCTACGGCATCGGATTCCCGCCCTTCCGCGGTGGCGCGCTGCGCTACATCGACAGCGTCGGAGTCGCCGAGTTCGTCGCCCTGGCCGACAAGTACGCCGATCTGGGCGCGTTGTACCACCCGACCGCCAAGCTTCGCGAAATGGCCGCCAACGGTCAGAAGTTTTTCGGTTAA
- a CDS encoding DUF1653 domain-containing protein produces MQLQTGLYRHYKGPEYRVFGVARHSETEQQMVVYQALYGDFGLWVRPLEMFCGEVVVEGETVPRFALVQAETPVIGGV; encoded by the coding sequence ATGCAGTTACAAACCGGTCTTTATCGTCATTACAAGGGGCCCGAATACCGCGTATTCGGCGTCGCCCGCCACTCCGAGACCGAACAGCAGATGGTCGTCTACCAGGCGCTATACGGCGATTTCGGGCTGTGGGTGCGGCCGCTGGAGATGTTCTGCGGGGAGGTCGTGGTCGAGGGTGAAACGGTGCCGCGTTTTGCCCTGGTTCAGGCTGAAACACCGGTAATTGGCGGGGTCTGA
- the fadA gene encoding acetyl-CoA C-acyltransferase FadA: protein MSLNPRDAVIVDFGRTPMGRSKGGMHRNTRAETMSANLISGLLARNTKVDPAEVEDVIWGCVNQTLEQGWNIARMASLMTQIPHTSAGQTVSRLCGSSMSALHTAVQAIQTGNGDVFVVGGVEHMGHVGMMHGVDPNPHLSLYAAKASGMMGLTAEMLGKMHGIGREQQDAFGERSHRLAHKATVEGKFKDEIIPMQGYDENGFLKVFDYDETIRPETTLESLAALKPAFNPKGGTVTAGTSSQITDGASCMIVMSAQRAQDLGIQPMAVVRAMAVAGVDPAIMGYGPVPSTQKALKRAGLSMADIDFVELNEAFAAQALPVLKDLKLLDKMEEKVNLHGGAIALGHPFGCSGARISGTLLNVMKQNGGTFGVSTMCVGLGQGITTVFERI, encoded by the coding sequence ATGAGCCTGAATCCTAGAGATGCAGTGATCGTCGACTTCGGTCGTACCCCGATGGGTCGTTCCAAGGGCGGCATGCACCGCAATACCCGCGCCGAGACCATGTCGGCCAACCTGATCAGCGGCTTGCTGGCACGCAACACCAAGGTCGACCCGGCCGAAGTGGAGGATGTCATCTGGGGCTGCGTCAATCAGACCCTGGAGCAGGGCTGGAACATCGCGCGCATGGCGTCGCTGATGACCCAGATCCCGCACACCAGTGCCGGGCAGACTGTCAGCCGCCTGTGTGGCTCGTCGATGAGCGCCCTGCACACCGCCGTGCAGGCGATCCAGACCGGCAACGGCGACGTCTTCGTGGTCGGTGGCGTCGAGCACATGGGTCACGTCGGCATGATGCACGGGGTCGACCCGAACCCGCACTTGTCGCTGTACGCGGCCAAGGCCTCGGGCATGATGGGGCTGACCGCCGAGATGCTCGGCAAGATGCATGGCATCGGCCGCGAGCAGCAGGACGCCTTCGGTGAGCGTTCGCACCGCCTGGCCCACAAGGCCACCGTCGAAGGCAAGTTCAAGGATGAGATCATCCCGATGCAGGGCTACGACGAGAACGGTTTCCTCAAGGTGTTCGACTACGACGAAACCATTCGTCCTGAGACCACCCTGGAGAGCCTGGCGGCCCTCAAGCCGGCGTTCAATCCCAAGGGCGGTACCGTGACCGCGGGTACGTCCTCGCAGATCACCGACGGTGCCTCCTGCATGATCGTGATGTCCGCTCAGCGTGCCCAGGACCTGGGCATCCAGCCGATGGCGGTGGTTCGCGCCATGGCCGTGGCCGGTGTCGACCCGGCGATCATGGGTTACGGCCCTGTGCCGTCCACGCAGAAGGCCCTCAAGCGCGCCGGCCTGAGCATGGCCGACATCGATTTCGTCGAGCTCAACGAAGCCTTCGCCGCCCAAGCCCTGCCGGTGCTGAAGGACCTCAAGCTGCTCGACAAGATGGAGGAGAAGGTCAACCTGCACGGCGGCGCCATCGCCCTGGGGCACCCCTTCGGTTGTTCCGGTGCCCGTATCTCCGGTACCCTGCTGAACGTCATGAAGCAGAACGGTGGGACTTTTGGCGTGTCCACCATGTGTGTGGGCCTCGGCCAGGGCATCACCACGGTCTTCGAACGCATTTAA
- a CDS encoding universal stress protein, producing MPYQHILVAVDLTEECDPVMQRAQKLAANSHAKLSVVHVVEPMAMAFGGDVPMDLSMLQQQQFDQARERLDSFAGKYPKLGTDQRHLAYGQPRQEIHRLAEEQGCDLIMVGSHGRHGLALLLGSTANDVLHGAPCDVLAVRLNKPE from the coding sequence ATGCCCTATCAGCACATCTTGGTCGCCGTCGATCTGACCGAGGAATGCGACCCGGTCATGCAGCGTGCACAGAAACTGGCCGCCAACAGTCACGCCAAGCTGTCCGTGGTGCATGTCGTCGAACCTATGGCCATGGCCTTTGGCGGTGATGTGCCGATGGACCTGTCGATGCTGCAGCAGCAGCAATTCGATCAGGCGCGTGAGCGGCTGGACAGCTTTGCCGGCAAATACCCGAAGCTCGGCACCGACCAGCGTCATCTGGCCTACGGCCAGCCGCGCCAGGAAATTCACCGCCTGGCCGAGGAACAAGGCTGCGACCTGATCATGGTCGGCAGCCACGGCCGCCACGGCCTGGCGTTGCTGCTGGGCTCCACCGCCAACGACGTGCTGCACGGCGCGCCCTGCGACGTGCTGGCCGTTCGCCTGAACAAGCCGGAATAG